Proteins encoded by one window of Kribbella flavida DSM 17836:
- a CDS encoding phosphotransferase family protein, with the protein MTEALGAEGNELVDGARPVRDEDAFDVPAVHAWLRERTPVPTNPPDVRQFSGGASNLTYLLRYPERDLILRRPPAGTKARSAHDMGREYRIQAGLAPVFPYVPTMVAHCTDQQVIGSDFYVMERIAGTIPRRAQLGVDLSPDQTRHLGFTLVDTLVALHQVDPAAAGLADLGRGDGYVERQVSGWSKRYRKAKTWNVPGAEKVMAWLAANQPADAGNCVIHNDFRLDNVVLDPDDPLRVIGVLDWELATLGDPLMDLGSAMAYWVQADDDRAFRRFRLQPSDAPGMISRDEFVRYYCERTGRDAGNWAFYEVFGLFRLAVIAQQIYYRYHHKQTRNPRFKNLWLPVNLLERRCRRIIRQA; encoded by the coding sequence GTGACCGAAGCGTTGGGCGCTGAAGGCAACGAGCTGGTCGACGGCGCCCGGCCGGTCCGGGACGAGGACGCCTTCGACGTGCCCGCGGTGCACGCCTGGCTGCGGGAGCGGACGCCCGTGCCGACGAACCCACCCGACGTTCGCCAGTTCTCCGGCGGAGCGTCCAACCTGACGTACCTGCTGCGTTACCCGGAGCGCGACCTGATCCTGCGCCGGCCGCCCGCCGGGACCAAGGCGAGGAGCGCGCACGACATGGGCCGCGAGTACCGGATCCAGGCCGGTCTGGCCCCGGTCTTCCCGTACGTTCCCACGATGGTTGCCCACTGCACCGATCAGCAGGTGATCGGGTCCGACTTCTACGTGATGGAGCGGATCGCCGGCACGATCCCGCGGCGCGCCCAGCTCGGCGTCGACCTCAGCCCGGACCAGACCCGGCACCTCGGCTTCACCCTGGTCGACACGCTTGTCGCCCTGCACCAGGTGGACCCGGCCGCGGCCGGGCTCGCGGATCTCGGCCGGGGTGACGGGTACGTCGAACGGCAGGTCTCCGGCTGGTCCAAGCGCTACCGCAAGGCGAAGACCTGGAACGTGCCCGGCGCCGAGAAGGTGATGGCCTGGCTGGCGGCGAACCAGCCGGCCGACGCGGGGAACTGCGTGATCCACAACGACTTCCGGCTGGACAACGTCGTGCTCGACCCGGACGACCCGCTGCGGGTGATCGGGGTCCTCGACTGGGAACTGGCCACGCTCGGCGATCCGCTGATGGATCTCGGCAGCGCGATGGCCTACTGGGTGCAGGCCGACGACGACAGGGCGTTTCGCCGGTTCCGCCTGCAGCCGTCGGACGCACCCGGCATGATCAGCCGCGACGAGTTCGTCCGGTACTACTGCGAGCGGACCGGCCGGGACGCCGGGAACTGGGCGTTCTACGAGGTGTTCGGCCTGTTCCGGCTCGCGGTGATCGCGCAGCAGATCTACTACCGCTACCACCACAAGCAGACCCGGAACCCGAGGTTCAAGAATCTCTGGCTGCCGGTCAACCTGCTCGAACGGCGTTGCCGCCGCATCATCCGGCAGGCCTGA